One Tubulanus polymorphus chromosome 5, tnTubPoly1.2, whole genome shotgun sequence DNA segment encodes these proteins:
- the LOC141905792 gene encoding palmitoyltransferase ZDHHC20-B-like isoform X1 has translation MAPQIVRGCLGVIKWFPVVFITAVVLWSYYAYVVVLCIKTVPNTVEKVLYLLVYHPLLFMFFWSYGKAIFTKIGTVPRQFFLSPEDAEKFDNEESDDNQRSILAKYGRNLPIQCRTITGAYRYCEKCKCLKPDRAHHCSVCGVCVLKMDHHCPWVNNCVCFTNYKFFVLFLGYSFIYCLFVSCTSLKYFIEFWQFGLKDHLEKFHILFLFFAAVMFSISLISLFGYHCYLTTLNRSTLESFRAPMFRTGPDKNGFNLGKGANFQEIFGDNKKIWFLPIATSVGDGVSYSTRGVHSNYNSMESTLPTQNSLGDGVTYPTRNEDIDTDNLLAQRQRWAEEADDDAAPAKLSFANEGANTQDDHL, from the exons ATGGCACCACAGATTGTCCGGGGATGTTTGGGTGTAATCAAATGGTTTCCAGTGGTATTTATAACTGCGGTTGTTCTATGGTCGTATTATGCTTATGTCGTAGTACTGTGTATAA aaactGTACCTAACACAGTAGAAAAGG TGCTATATTTACTGGTCTACCATCCTTTGTTGTTCATGTTTTTCTGGTCTTACGGAAAAGCTATATTTACCAAAATCGGCACAGTACCTCGGCAG TTCTTCTTGTCTCCGGAAGACGCCGAGAAATTTGACAATGAGGAAAGCGATGACAACCAACGTAGTATACTAGCAAAATACGGTCGAAATTTACCAATTCAGTGTCGGACTATAACAGGAG CTTATAGATATTGTGAGAAGTGTAAATGTTTGAAACCAGATCGTGCGCATCATTGCTCTGTATGTGGAGT ATGTGTGTTGAAAATGGATCACCACTGTCCATG GGTGAATAACTGCGTATGTTTTACCAACTACAAGTTTTTCGTGCTGTTTTTGGGCTATTCGTTCATTTACTGTTTATTTGTCAGCTGTACATCACTAAAATACTTCATAGAATTCTGGCAG TTTGGTTTGAAGGATCATCTGGAAAAGTTccacattttgtttttatttttcgctGCTGTGATGTTTTCCATTAGTTTGATATCATTGTTCGGATACCACTGTTATCTCACTACACTCAATCGATCAACATTAG AATCATTTAGGGCTCCTATGTTCCGCACGGGACCCGATAAGAATGGTTTCAACTTAGGGAAAGGGGCCAATTTCCAAGAAATATTCGGAGACAACAAGAAAATTTGGTTTCTGCCAATCGCCACATC TGTTGGTGATGGGGTCTCGTACTCCACTCGCGGTGTGCACAGTAACTACAATTCTATGGAATCGACTTTACCGACTCAAAACAG TCTCGGTGATGGCGTCACGTACCCGACTAGAAATGAAGATATAGACACCGATAACCTCCTGGCTCAACGACAGCGTTGGGCTGAGGAGGCTGATGATGATGCAG
- the LOC141905792 gene encoding palmitoyltransferase ZDHHC15-like isoform X2: MAPQIVRGCLGVIKWFPVVFITAVVLWSYYAYVVVLCIKTVPNTVEKVLYLLVYHPLLFMFFWSYGKAIFTKIGTVPRQFFLSPEDAEKFDNEESDDNQRSILAKYGRNLPIQCRTITGAYRYCEKCKCLKPDRAHHCSVCGVCVLKMDHHCPWVNNCVCFTNYKFFVLFLGYSFIYCLFVSCTSLKYFIEFWQFGLKDHLEKFHILFLFFAAVMFSISLISLFGYHCYLTTLNRSTLESFRAPMFRTGPDKNGFNLGKGANFQEIFGDNKKIWFLPIATSLGDGVTYPTRNEDIDTDNLLAQRQRWAEEADDDAAPAKLSFANEGANTQDDHL; this comes from the exons ATGGCACCACAGATTGTCCGGGGATGTTTGGGTGTAATCAAATGGTTTCCAGTGGTATTTATAACTGCGGTTGTTCTATGGTCGTATTATGCTTATGTCGTAGTACTGTGTATAA aaactGTACCTAACACAGTAGAAAAGG TGCTATATTTACTGGTCTACCATCCTTTGTTGTTCATGTTTTTCTGGTCTTACGGAAAAGCTATATTTACCAAAATCGGCACAGTACCTCGGCAG TTCTTCTTGTCTCCGGAAGACGCCGAGAAATTTGACAATGAGGAAAGCGATGACAACCAACGTAGTATACTAGCAAAATACGGTCGAAATTTACCAATTCAGTGTCGGACTATAACAGGAG CTTATAGATATTGTGAGAAGTGTAAATGTTTGAAACCAGATCGTGCGCATCATTGCTCTGTATGTGGAGT ATGTGTGTTGAAAATGGATCACCACTGTCCATG GGTGAATAACTGCGTATGTTTTACCAACTACAAGTTTTTCGTGCTGTTTTTGGGCTATTCGTTCATTTACTGTTTATTTGTCAGCTGTACATCACTAAAATACTTCATAGAATTCTGGCAG TTTGGTTTGAAGGATCATCTGGAAAAGTTccacattttgtttttatttttcgctGCTGTGATGTTTTCCATTAGTTTGATATCATTGTTCGGATACCACTGTTATCTCACTACACTCAATCGATCAACATTAG AATCATTTAGGGCTCCTATGTTCCGCACGGGACCCGATAAGAATGGTTTCAACTTAGGGAAAGGGGCCAATTTCCAAGAAATATTCGGAGACAACAAGAAAATTTGGTTTCTGCCAATCGCCACATC TCTCGGTGATGGCGTCACGTACCCGACTAGAAATGAAGATATAGACACCGATAACCTCCTGGCTCAACGACAGCGTTGGGCTGAGGAGGCTGATGATGATGCAG